The genomic interval TGCCCGGCACTTTGCCAGGCCAGCTGTTCGGCGAAGCCGCTCTGGCTGGCAAAGCCGATCAGCCAGCTGTCGCTGCCAGCCTGGGTGCTGTCGACGCCGCCTCGGGCAGCGCGAACCTGGCGTTTCTTGCGGCGGCGGTCAAGGTACAGCAGCCAGCCGGTGACAAAGAACAGCGGCATGGTCAGGCTGGCGAGGGTGACGATGATCCGGCCCGGCAAGCCGAAGTATTCGCCTACGTGCAGGGCGTAAACGCTCTGCAGCAACTGCGCCTTGAAGGATTTGTCGGTGTAGCGGTCGTGGCTTTTCACCTGGCCGGTGGCCGGGTCGAGGACCAGCGTGTTGAAGGCGCGCGGGTGCGCGGCATCGTCCACTAGGTAGAAGAGGTTGGCCGGCTGGCCACCTGCCGGTGGCAGGCGAAGGTTGTACATGGCCAGGCCCGGGCCTGCGGCCTCCTTGAGGTTGGCCCAGATGGCGTCGTAGTCGACCACCAGCGGCGGTGCGTTCTTGGCGACCTTCTGTGGCCCGTGGCGGCCTCGGCCTTCGCCGCGTTTTTGCTGCTGGCCCGCTGCCGGCGTATCGGCCAGCAGTTTGTTCAGGCCTTCGCGGTACCATTCATAGGACCAGAACAGGCCGGTGAGGGCGAACAGCAGGTAGAACAGCAGGCACCAGGTACCGGCCACGGCGTGCAGGTCCCAGTTGAAGGCGCGGCCTTTCTTGGCCCACTCGAAGGTCAGCCAGACCCGCCAGTTGAGCGCCTTGCGCGGCCAGCGCAGGTACAGGCCAGAGAGGCAGAAGAAGATCAGCATCAGGGTGCAGGCACCGGTGATCTGCCGGCCGCTGTCGCCCATGGCCAGGAACCGGTGCAGGTTGAGCATCAGGTTGAAGAAGTCCTGCCCGGCCACTTCACCCTTGAGCTCGCCGGTGTACGGGTCGGCATAACGCAGCTCACCACGGCGCTGGCCTGGCGGCGGTGTGAAGAAGATCCGCGCAGCGTTGCCTTCGTGCAGGTCCACCCACAGCATCGCGACCTTGTCGCCTCGTGCGGCCTCGACTCGCTGCACCAGTTCGGCGGGCGGTAATACGCCCTCGGGGCGTACTTCGACCTTCAGCACATCGGCATTGAAGGCCCGAAGCAGTTCTTCCTGAAACGACCAGATCGCCCCGGTGATGCCCATCAAGGCCAGCACCAGGCCAGCGGTGATGCCAAAGAACCAGTGCAATTGGAACAGCGTCTTCTTCACCACATCGATCACCTTGTCTTGCCGTTTCAGTTCAGGCGGCGTGCATTATGCCTTGGTACGCAAAAGCCCCGCTCACTGGAATGAACGGGGCTCCGGGGTGTTGCTTTAGAAGTGAACGCTGGTGGTCAGCAACGCTGTCCGCCCGGCCGCCTGGTTGGCGAAGTGGGTGGAGAACGCCTTGTCGTAGTACACCTCGTTGGTCAGGTTCTGCACGTTCAGCTGCAGGTCGACGTTCTTGGTCAGCTTGTAGGCGGCCATGGCGTCGTAGCGCACGTAGCTGTCGACCATGGTGGTGTTGGCCACACTGCCGTACACGTCATCCACATAGAACGCGCCACCCCCGACGGTCAGCTTCGGCGTGATCGAATACGTGGTCCACAGGCTGGCGCTGTTGTTCGGCGTGTTCGGCAGCTGGTTGCCATCGTTGGCCTTGCCCAGCGCGCCGCCATCGATCTGGCGCGCCTGCATGTAGGTGTAGCCGGCAAAGACCTGCCACTTGTCAGTGAGCTTGCCGCTGGCCGACAGCTCAATACCCTGCACGCGGGTTTCGCCGACGTTTTCGTAGGTGGTGGTGTCCACCTGAACGCGGGCGTTTTCCTTCTCGGTACGGAACAGCGCGGCGGCCAGGGACAGGCGCTGGTCGAGCAGGTCCCACTTGGTGCCGATTTCGTAGTTGGTGGTTTCTTCCGGCTCCATGTCGCTGCTCAGCAGGTTGCCGGCACGGTCGCTGGTGTTGCCCAATGGGTTGCCTTCGGTGCCCTCGCCGAGCATCGCGCCGGGTGGCGTCGCGGAGGTGGCGTAGGAGACATAGATGCTGCCGTTTTCGGCCGGCTTCCAGACCAGGCCCAGTTGGCCGGTGATGAACTCGCTGGTATCACGGCCCTTGGAGGCCACGCCCTTGGCGTTGACCACGGTGGCGCCAGCGGCATCGTAGGTGCGGTACTGAGTGTCGAAGTGGTCGTAGCGCAGGCCCATGTTCAGCAGCCAGTCAGGCGTCAGCTCCAAGGTGTCGAAGACGTACAGGGCGCGGGTGTTGCTCTTGGTGTCGGTGCCGGCGTAGTTGCGCGAGATCGCGCCATTCCACGGATCATCCGGGTTCGGATTGCTCAACGAGGTGCAGTTGTAGCCACTGTTTGCGCCGATCAGGCTTGGGTTGCACGTCGAGGCGGTGGAGCCCCCCGTGTTGGTATCAACGGTGTACGACGAACGCTTGCTCTCTTCCCGGCTCAGCTCGATACCGGTGGAGAAGCTGTTTTTCATCCCACCCACATAGAACTCACCAAACAGGTCGGTCTGGTTGGTGGTGGTGGCGGTGTTGCCAACGCGGCTGTTGGCGCGGCGCCAGACGCTGCCGTTGTTGACGTTGCCCTTGCTGTCGTCGGGCTGGGTCAGGATGTAATCCTGCATGCTGTTGCCGTGACGCAGGGTGTTCTTGATGGTCAGCGCGTCGGTCAGGTCGTGCTCGATCGCGAAGGTGGCGATGTCGACGCGGCTCTTGCGGAAGTCGCGGCCGGTCAGGCCATAGAAGTTATCACTGTCCCCGCCATCGTACGGTTTGCTCGGGTGCGCCGAGGTACGGGCGCCGCTACCACCGGTAGGAATGGTGTACGGGATGCCGGAGTCCGGCAGGTCGTCGCTTTCCAGGTGGTAGTAGTCGAGGTTGACGCGGGTCGGGGTGCCCAAGCCGAAAGCCAGGGACGGGGCGATGCCCCAGCGGTCGTAGTTGACCTTGTCGCGGCCGGCGACGTTGCTCTCGTGGGTCATCAGGTTGAGACGACCGGCCACTGTGTCGCTGAACTGGTAGTTACCATCGAAGGTGTAGCGTTGGGTCTGGTCACTGCCCCAGGTCCAGGCGCCATCCAGCGAGTTGCCCAGGTGCGCGCGCTTGCTCACCAGGTTGATGGTGCCGCCCGCGGCGCCACGGCCGCCGATGGCCGAGTTCGGGCCCTTGGCCACTTCCACCGACTCGATGGCGAAGATCTCGCGGGTTTGCGCGCCGGTATCGCGCACGCCGTCCAGGTAGGTGTCGCCCTGGGCGTCGAAGCCGCGGATGAACGGCCGGTCACCTTGCGGGTTGCCGCCTTCACCGGCACCAAAGGTGATGCCAGGTACCGTGCGCAGGGCGTCCTGCAGGCTGAGGGCGTTGGTGTCCTTGATGACCTGCTGCGGGATCACCGTGACCGAGCGTGGGGTGTCTACCAGCGGCGCGGTGTACTTCTGCGATGAGGCTTTCTCGACCTTGTAGTCGGTGCTGGCCTGTTCGGCCTTGCCGTTGACGCTGGTGGCATCCAGGGTGACGGCGTTGTTGGCGGCAGGCTCGGCAGCGTAGGCGGTCGAGGCAGTGATGGCGACGCCGATGGCGGTCACGATCAGGCGTGGTGAACTCACAGCAGATGGCACGTAGTGACGCATTGGTAAGGACCTTCCCCAAGGTGATAAGGCGGCGGATCTTAATGTAAGCAATTGTGACTAACAATTGAGAGTCGTTACCATTCGTGAAGAATTTACAATCTTTACAGTTTGCCTTTACGGTTTTCAGTGGCTGAAACGTCTTAAGCGGCGAATGGGGCTTGTGGTATGTAAAAGGGAATCAATATCATTGACGCCTTTACATTTGCCCAGGTGCCGCCGCCATGCTGCTTCACATTCCCGGCCTGTTCGATGCCGACGAACTCACGCGTATCCGCGAGGCGCTGGAGCAGGCTGATTGGGCCGATGGTAAGGTCACTGCCGGGTATCAATCGGCCAAGGCCAAGCACAACCTGCAGTTGCCTGAAGGCCACCCGCTGGCCAAGGAGCTGGGCAGCGCGCTGATCGACCGCCTCTGGAACACCCCGCGCTTCATGTCGGCAGCGCTGCCGCACAAGGTGTTTCCACCGCTGATCAACTGCTACCGCGAAGGCGGCAACTTCGGCTTCCACATCGACAATGCGCTGCGCCAGCCCAAGGGCAGCCCGGAGCGCGTGCGTACCGACCTGTCCTCGACGCTGTTCCTCAGCGACCCGGACAGCTACGACGGCGGCGAACTGGTGATTCAGGACACTTACGGCGTGCAGCAGGTCAAGTTGGCAGCTGGCGACCTGGTGCTGTACCCCGGCACCAGCCTGCACAAGGTCAACCCGGTGACCCGCGGCCAGCGTTATGCGGCGTTTTTCTGGACGCAGAGCCTGGTACGCGAGGACAGCCAGCGTGCGCTGCTGTTCGAGATGGACAATGCCATCCAGCAACTCACTGCCGATGTGCCCGATCACCCATCGCTGCTGCAGTTGACGGGGACTTACCACAACCTGCTGCGCCGCTGGGCTGAGGTCTGAACCGTGTCATACCCGTTGCGTCGTGAAGAAGTGGTGGATGTTGCAGGCCTCAAGGCCATGCTCGAAGACAGCCCCGGCAAGGCGGCCCAGGCGATCCTGGCGGCAGCGGGGGAGGGGGTGGTCGAGGCGCAGTTGCTGCTGGGTCAGATTCTGCTGGATGGGCGCGGTATTGAGCAGGATGTAGACCTGGCCCGGCGCTGGTTCGCCATTGCCACGCAGGGAGGCAGTGTCATGGCCTGCAATATGCTGGGGCGTTGCCTGGAGCATGGCTGGGGCGGTGAAGTCAGCCTTACGCAGGCGGCCATTCACTATGCCCGGGCGGCAGACGCCGGGCTGGACTGGGGCCTTTACAATTTGGGCAACCTGCTGGCCACCGGGCGCGGGGTGCCGGCCAATCAGGCCCAGGCCTTGGTCTGTTACGAGAAGGCCGCACAGTTGGGGCATGCCAAGTCGATGAACCTGTACGGGCGTTACCTGGAACAGGGCATTGCCACGGCGGCAAGCCCGGCGCGGGCGGTGCGCTGGTATCGGCGTTCGGCCGAGGCGGGGGACTTTCGCGGGATGTTCAGTTTGGCGATGGTGCTGGTTGAGCGGGGGCAACTGGCTGAAGCCGGGCCTTGGCTGGAGCGGGCGCGGGTTGAGGGGAATGTGAATTTCTTGCGCAGTGCGGTAGCGACATTGCGCGGGGCAGGGCCGTTGCTGGCGGGGTATGCAGCAGGGTATGCCGAGGAACTCGAACAGCGCGGGGAATGATGTCTAGACGGCTGGCCTCTTCGCGGGGCAAGCCCGCTCCCACAAGTTATCTGTTGCCTGTGGCACATCAGGGTCCTGTGGGAGCGGGCTTGCCCCGCGAAGAGGCCGGCACAAGCCAGCACACATGAAAACGGGGCCTTGCGGCCCCGTTGTTCATTACAGGTAGTAGGCCTTCAGCGGCGGGAAGCCGTTGAATTCCACCGCGCTGTAGCTGGTGGTGTAGGCACCGGTCGACAGCCAGTACAGGCGGTCACCGATCGCCAGGTTCAGCGGCAGGCCGTACTTGTAGTGCTCGTACATGATGTCGGCGCTGTCGCACGTCGGGCCGGCGATGACCACTTCTTCCATCTCGCCTTTCTTCTCGGTCCAGATCGGGAACTTGATGGACTCGTCCATGGTTTCGATCAGGCCCGAGAACTTGCCCACGTCGGTGTACACCCAGCGCTCGACCGCGGTGCGCGACTTGCGCGCCACCAGCACCACTTCGCTGACCAGGATGCCGGCGTTGGCGATCAGCGAACGGCCTGGCTCGAGGATGATTTCCGGCAGGTCGTCACCGAAGTCTTCCTTCAGGAAGCGGATGATTTCTTCGGCGTAGGTTTCGAGGCTGTTGGTACGGGTGATGTAGTTGGCCGGGAAGCCGCCACCCATGTTGATCAGCTTCAGTTCGATGCCGTCTTCTTCTTTCAGGCGCTCGAAGATCACCTTGACCTTGGCGATGGCAGCGTCCCAGACGCTGATGTCGCGCTGCTGCGAGCCCACGTGGAAGGAGATGCCGTAGGGCACCAGGCCCAGGTCGCGGGCGAGGATCAGCAGGTCCATGGCCATGTCGGTCTGGCAGCCGAATTTGCGCGACAGCGGCCAGTCGGCAGTGGTCGAGCCTTCAGTGAGGATACGCACGTAAACCTTGGAGCCCGGTGCGGCCTTGGCGATGTTGCGCAGGTCGGCTTCCGAGTCGGTGGCATACAGGCGCACGCCCTTCTCGTAGAAGTAGCGGATGTCCTTGGATTTCTTGATGGTGTTGCCGTAGCTGATGCGGTCGGCGCTGACGCCACGGTCCATCACTTTGTCCAGCTCGTAGATCGAGGCGATGTCGAAGCTCGAACCTTTTTCTTTGAGCAGGTCGATGATCTCGACCGCCGGGTTGGCCTTGACCGCGTAGTAGACCTTGGCGAATTCGAAACCGGCGCGCAGGTCGTCATAGGCCTGGCTGATCATCTGGGTATCGATGAGTACGAACGGGGTTTCCTGCTTGTCGGCGAACGCCTTCATTTTCTGGAAGGTGTCACGCGCGAAATAGTCTTCGACCTGGATCGACATGCTCAGGGACTCCATGGGCAAACTGAAAAGATAAGTGGCTGCAAACTGAACGTCCTCCGTATCCCCACTTTGGTTCGCCTACTCAGTACTTGAGCCGGATGGATCGTTTCCAGCATGGACGTTCGGCGCGCACTTTAGGGCGTGAAGAATGCAAGATCAACAGGCAATCCGGGCGTGTTCGTCGCGGATCGACGACCTGCCATTTGAATAACCGACTCATGTGACCGGCAGATGTTCCCCTCGATGTTTGAAGCGTTAAATATTGTGGAAGGACCCTCCCGGCCTCTTCGCGGGCAAGCCCGCTCCCACAGGGTTTGCAGGGCTTGTGTGGGAGCGGGCTTGCCCGCGAACAGGCGCAAGGTGTTCATATTTATGGCCACGCTCTTCAGGCACTTCCGTCCATGAAATCCGCAAAAATTTTTTGTTACCGACTGGCGGATTTTCCGGTTTTGATGAGAAACATTACTATTCGCACCCTAGTCTGCCTCCCTGACGACCCCCACCGTGTCCGCACACAAAGGCTTCCTCGACCACTACCATGAGCTGATCGGCACCTGGACGCGCAAGCTGCGCAGTCGCCAGCAGGCCGAGGACCTCACGCACGATGCCTTCGTCAGGGTTCTGGAGAACCCCCGCGAGCAGGTCGAGCAGCCACGCGCTTACCTGCACCAGACGGCGCGCAACATTGCGGTGGATGGTTTTCGCCGCGAGGATCGGCGCCAGGCGCTGGAAGTGTTCGATGAAAGCAGCACAAGCAGCAGCGGCGACCCCGAAGCCTACGTGCACGCCCTGGAGCTGGCCGACAGCGTCGAACGGGCGCTGGCCGAATTGCCCCTCAACTGCCGCTGTGTGTTCATCTGGCAGAAGCTCGAAGGCCTGACCCAGGCCGAGATCGCTCAGCGCATGGGCTTGAGCAAGAACATGGTCGAAAAGTATATGATCCGCACGCTCCGACACCTGCGTGAACACCTGGATGTGTCGGGATGATGAGTCAGGAG from Pseudomonas kermanshahensis carries:
- a CDS encoding type III PLP-dependent enzyme, giving the protein MSIQVEDYFARDTFQKMKAFADKQETPFVLIDTQMISQAYDDLRAGFEFAKVYYAVKANPAVEIIDLLKEKGSSFDIASIYELDKVMDRGVSADRISYGNTIKKSKDIRYFYEKGVRLYATDSEADLRNIAKAAPGSKVYVRILTEGSTTADWPLSRKFGCQTDMAMDLLILARDLGLVPYGISFHVGSQQRDISVWDAAIAKVKVIFERLKEEDGIELKLINMGGGFPANYITRTNSLETYAEEIIRFLKEDFGDDLPEIILEPGRSLIANAGILVSEVVLVARKSRTAVERWVYTDVGKFSGLIETMDESIKFPIWTEKKGEMEEVVIAGPTCDSADIMYEHYKYGLPLNLAIGDRLYWLSTGAYTTSYSAVEFNGFPPLKAYYL
- a CDS encoding Fe2+-dependent dioxygenase → MLLHIPGLFDADELTRIREALEQADWADGKVTAGYQSAKAKHNLQLPEGHPLAKELGSALIDRLWNTPRFMSAALPHKVFPPLINCYREGGNFGFHIDNALRQPKGSPERVRTDLSSTLFLSDPDSYDGGELVIQDTYGVQQVKLAAGDLVLYPGTSLHKVNPVTRGQRYAAFFWTQSLVREDSQRALLFEMDNAIQQLTADVPDHPSLLQLTGTYHNLLRRWAEV
- a CDS encoding sigma-70 family RNA polymerase sigma factor, whose translation is MSAHKGFLDHYHELIGTWTRKLRSRQQAEDLTHDAFVRVLENPREQVEQPRAYLHQTARNIAVDGFRREDRRQALEVFDESSTSSSGDPEAYVHALELADSVERALAELPLNCRCVFIWQKLEGLTQAEIAQRMGLSKNMVEKYMIRTLRHLREHLDVSG
- a CDS encoding tetratricopeptide repeat protein; amino-acid sequence: MSYPLRREEVVDVAGLKAMLEDSPGKAAQAILAAAGEGVVEAQLLLGQILLDGRGIEQDVDLARRWFAIATQGGSVMACNMLGRCLEHGWGGEVSLTQAAIHYARAADAGLDWGLYNLGNLLATGRGVPANQAQALVCYEKAAQLGHAKSMNLYGRYLEQGIATAASPARAVRWYRRSAEAGDFRGMFSLAMVLVERGQLAEAGPWLERARVEGNVNFLRSAVATLRGAGPLLAGYAAGYAEELEQRGE
- a CDS encoding TonB-dependent receptor, translating into MRHYVPSAVSSPRLIVTAIGVAITASTAYAAEPAANNAVTLDATSVNGKAEQASTDYKVEKASSQKYTAPLVDTPRSVTVIPQQVIKDTNALSLQDALRTVPGITFGAGEGGNPQGDRPFIRGFDAQGDTYLDGVRDTGAQTREIFAIESVEVAKGPNSAIGGRGAAGGTINLVSKRAHLGNSLDGAWTWGSDQTQRYTFDGNYQFSDTVAGRLNLMTHESNVAGRDKVNYDRWGIAPSLAFGLGTPTRVNLDYYHLESDDLPDSGIPYTIPTGGSGARTSAHPSKPYDGGDSDNFYGLTGRDFRKSRVDIATFAIEHDLTDALTIKNTLRHGNSMQDYILTQPDDSKGNVNNGSVWRRANSRVGNTATTTNQTDLFGEFYVGGMKNSFSTGIELSREESKRSSYTVDTNTGGSTASTCNPSLIGANSGYNCTSLSNPNPDDPWNGAISRNYAGTDTKSNTRALYVFDTLELTPDWLLNMGLRYDHFDTQYRTYDAAGATVVNAKGVASKGRDTSEFITGQLGLVWKPAENGSIYVSYATSATPPGAMLGEGTEGNPLGNTSDRAGNLLSSDMEPEETTNYEIGTKWDLLDQRLSLAAALFRTEKENARVQVDTTTYENVGETRVQGIELSASGKLTDKWQVFAGYTYMQARQIDGGALGKANDGNQLPNTPNNSASLWTTYSITPKLTVGGGAFYVDDVYGSVANTTMVDSYVRYDAMAAYKLTKNVDLQLNVQNLTNEVYYDKAFSTHFANQAAGRTALLTTSVHF